ATGAGTGTTGCCCGCCCGGCCGTGCTCGTTGTAGTCGTAGCCTTCCCTGCCGGCGATGTAGTCGGTGAGCGCCTGGGGCACGCTGGAGTCCGCGCCGTACTTGGCCACGATGTCGGCAATGTGGTTGCCCACCATGCCGCCGAACCAGCGGCACTGCTCCCGCATGTGCTCCCAGTCATCCCCTATATACATGGGCGCCGCTACACAGAACTTGATGGCCATGGGGTCACGCCCGGCGGCTGCCGCGGCGGACCGCACGGCGGCGATCATCCATTCGGCGATGTCCACGTCCGCCAGCTGCAGGATGAAGCCGTCACCCACCTCGCCGGTCAGCTTCAGCGCGAGCGGGCCGTAGGCGGCCACCCACATTTCCAGTTCCGAGCCCTTGCTCCACGGGAACTGGATGGTTGCTCCGTTGTATTCCACCGAGCGGGAGTTTGCCAGCTCACGGATGACGTGAATTGATTCCCGCAGGGTCTTCAGGGTGGTGGGCTTGCCGTTGCTGACGCGCAGCGCCGAGTCGCCCCGGCCGATCCCGCACACGGTCCGGTTGCCGTACATCGAGTTCAGGGTGGCGTAGGTGGAGGCGGTGACGGTCCAGTCCCGGGTGGCCGGGTTGGTGACCATGGGACCCACCTTGATGTTCTGGGTCTCGGCCAGGATCTGGCTGTAGATGACGTACGGTTCCTGCCACAGGATGTGGGAGTCAAAGGTCCAGACGTAGTCGAACCCATACTCCTCGGCCCTTTTGGCGAGCGCCACCGTTCGTGCGGCGGGCGGATTGCACTGCAGTACTGCTCCGAAATCCATGCTTTCCGCTCCTAGATCAGGTACTGGCTCGGGGCACGGCGGATGTAGCGGCCGTGGCTCTTGGTCCCGAGATATTCGTTGTCATTGATGAGGATGCGGCCGCGGGACAGCACGGTGTCAACGTGCCCGTCGATCTCGTAGCCCTCCCATGCGGAGTAGTCCATGTTCATGTGGTGGGTCTTCTCCAGCCCAATCGACGTGTGCCCCGCCGGGTCATAGATCACGACGTCGGCGTCAGCTCCCGGCGCGATCACGCCCTTGGTGCCGTACATGCCGAACATGCGGGCCGGCGTCGTGCTGGTGATCTCCACCCAGCGCTCGAGCGTGATCTTGCCGTCCACCACACCCTGGTACATCAGGTCCAGGCGGTGCTCCACCGATCCGATGCCGTTGGGGATCTTGGAGAAATCCCCCACCCCCATGTCCTTCTGTCCCTTCATGCAGAACGGGCAGTGGTCGGTGGCCACCATCTGGATGTCGTTGGTGCGAAGCGACTGCCACATGTGGTCCTGGTGGTGTTCATGCTTGGACCGCAGCGGCGTGGAGCAGACGTACTTGGCGCCCTCAAAACCCTCGGCGCCGAGCTGGTCCTCCAGGCTCATGTACAGGTACTGCGGGCATGTTTCACCGAAGACGTTCTGGCCGTTGTCCCGGGCGGCGGCCAGCTGCTCAACGGCCTGTTTCGCGGAAACGTGCACCACGTACAGGGGCGCCCCGGTGAGGTTTGCCAGCATGATGGCCCGGTGGGTGGCTTCCTCCTCCATTTGCCAGGCCCGTGCCACCCCGTGGTAATAGGGATCGGTTTTGCCCTGTGCCAGCAGTTCGCTGACCATGGCGTCGATGGCCGGGCCGTTCTCGGCGTGCATCATGGTCATCAGCCCGGTTTCGGCACCGACCCGCATGGCCTTGTAGATCTGGGCGTCATCGCTGTAAAAAACGCCCGGGTAGGCCATGAACAGTTTGTAGCTGGAGACCCCTTCATCGATGAGCCCGGCCATGGCCTTCAGGGAGTCGTCATTGACGTCCCCCACAATCTGGTGGAAACCGTAATCGATGGCGCATTCCCCGGCGGCCTTCTCGTGCCATGCGGCCAGCCCGTCCATCACGCGCTCGCCGTAGCGCTGGATCGCGAAGTCGACGATCGTCGTCGTGCCTCCCCAGGCGGCGGCACGGGTTCCGGTTTCAAACGTATCGGAGGCCTCGGTGCCGCCGAACGGCATCTGCATGTGGGTATGGGCATCGATCCCGCCGGGAATTACATACTTGCCCGTGGCGTCCAGGACTGTGTCCACGGAGCGGGCGAGGTCATGTCCCAGCAGTGTTGACCCCGGTGCAAGCACCGCGGCAATCGTTTCGCCGTCAATGAGAACGTCCGCTTCGCTGCGGCCGGTGGAGGTGACAACTGTTCCTCCGGTGATCAGTGTTGTACTCAAAACGACATCCTTGTCTGTCAAAAGGCTCGGCCTGTCAAAGCGCCTCTGGCACGCGTCTGCGGGTAAGCCGCCGGAACGCTACGGAGCCGTAATCGGCGCGTAGGCGTCCGGGCGGCGGTCGCGGTAGAACTGCCAGTTGTTGCGGGCGGTGCGCACCAGGTCCATGTCCAGGTCCCGGATCATCAGTTCATCGCCGTCGCGGGAGCCGATGTCGCCCACGTAGTTGCCCTGCGGGTCCACCATGTACGACGTTCCATAGAAGTCCACGGCTTCATCGCCGAACTCGTTCGTTTCCGCGCCCACCCGGTTGGGGACCACCACGTAGTATCCGTTGGCGGCAGCAGCCGTGGGCTGTTCCAGTTCCCACAGCCGGTTGGACAGGCCCGGCTTGGACGCATTCGGGTTGAAGACAATCTGGGCGCCGTTCAGGCCCAGGACACGCCAGCCCTCGGGGAAGTGGCGGTCGTAGCATATGGTCAGGCCCACGGTTCCGACGGCGGTTTCAAACACCGGCCAGCCCATGTTTCCGGGCCGGAAGTAGAACTTCTCCCAGAACTTCTCGACGTGCGGAATGTGGTTCTTGCGGTACTTGCCCAGGTACGTTCCGTCGGAGTCGATAACCGCTGCCGTGTTGTACAGGACGCCGGGCTGGTCCTCTTCATAGATCGGCAGGATGATCACCATGTTGTGCTCGGCGGCAAGCTTGGAAAAACGTTCGGTGAGGGGTCCCGGAACCTTCTGCGCGTAGTCGTAGTACTTGTTGTCCTGCACGATCCCGAAGTACGGTCCGTGGAACAATTCCTGGAAACAAATGATCTGCGCACCCTCGGCAGCTGCCTTGCGGACAAACTCCTCGTGCTTGGCAACCATGGACTCTTCATCGCCGGTCCAGGTTGTTTGGGTCAAGGCTGTGCGGATAATCGTCATTGTGCCTCCTATTAGCGGCAAACGTGCCGCGGTCTTGATCGGCCTGTTGAAGGGCCGTTATCAGTCTTAGTGCTGAACATTTCCCCAACATTTCCGCCGCGTTAAAAAGCTGAACTGCGTGGCCGCGGCGTCTGTTCATCCTTGACGCTAGGGCCGGAACCCGCAAGGGTTTTTAAACTGTTGCGCGCAGTCCCGGCGAGGCGGATAATGGCCGCCGCGCCACACTCCCGAAACAATGGGGTGCTAGCCTCCTCAATAGATCACCGGCCGGAAATGGCCGGTAGAACTGGTCTGGATTTGGACCATAGATCCCTCCGTTTTCCATTCCACCTGCGAGGAACTATGAACCGATCCCCTTCCCCTGCCCTTTCCATGCTCCTGGCCGCCGGAGTTGCCGCACTTGTTGGCTGCGCGGGTCCATCCACGCCCTCCGGGACCACACCGGATACCAACACCGCCGCCGCAGCCTCGGACGCGCCGCATGCATCGGCGTCGTACCCGATCACCGTGACCAACTGCGGTACCGAAGTGAGCCTTGAGTCGCCGCCCGAACGAATTGTGACGATCAAATCCACAGCGCTGGAAACACTCCTGGCCCTTGGCCTGGGCAGCAAAGTGGTTGGCTCCGCTTTCTCCGACGGCCCGGTTCCCGGGCCATTGGCCACCGACGCCGCCTCGGTGCCCGTCCTCTCCGATGCTGCGCCCACCCAAGAGGCGGTGCTGGAACTCGAACCGGACTTCATTTACGCCGGCTGGGAATCGAACCTCAGCTCAGATACCGCCGGTGAACGGGATTTCCTGGCATCGCTGGGAATCGGCACCTACGTGTCGCCCGCGGCATGCCGGGAGGAAGGCGTTCCCGGAAAGCTCGGCTTTGAGGACGTGTTCGCAAACATCACCGAGGCCGGGGCCATCTTCGGCGCCCCTGACGCCGCGGCCGCACTGATCGCCGAACAGCGGAAAGTGCTCGACGGCGTGACACCGGCCGGCGGGGGCCAAAGCGCCTTTTGGTTCTCCTCGGGACGGGACACCCCGTACGCGGGAGCCGGGCTGGGTGCCCCGCAGATGATGATGGAGGAGCTCGGCCTGGAGAACATCGCCGCGGATGTCCAGGAGCCCTGGGCGTCACTGAGCTGGGAAACGGTGGTTGCCGCCAATCCGGACGTCATCGTCCTGGTGGACGCGGACCGCAACACCGCCGAGTCCAAGAAGGAACTGCTCGCTTCCATGCCGGCCACGGCCAACATGGACGCCGTGATAAACGAACGCTACCTAGTCCTGCCCTTCGCGGCGGGAGAAGCCGGAGTGCGCAACGCCGAGGCCGTGGCGGACCTCGCCGACCAGCTGTCCGCACTGTCATGACCGCCGTGCGGACCCGGTCCCGGCCCGTCGCCGCACCAGCGGCACGGGAGGTGGGCGTCCCGGCACCCCGCCGCCGGTTCCGCACCGGACCGGCAGCTGTGCTCCTTTCTGCCGTCCTGGTCTTTTCCCTCGCGGCGGCAACGGCGGTGGGCCCGGCGGACATCAGCGTTGCGGACGCCTTCCGCTCCATTGGCGCTCATCTGGGTTTCGGCGCCAGCCCGCTGTCCGTGCTGCATGACGGCATCATCTGGGAGCTGCGGCTGCCCCGGGTGCTGACGGCGGCTGCGGTGGGTGCCGGACTGGCTGTCAGCGGTGCGGTCATGCAGGCCCTGACCCGCAATGCGTTGGCCGACCCGTATCTGCTGGGCCTGTCCTCCGGAGCTTCCCTGGGCGCCGTCTGTGTGGTGTTGCTGGGCCTGCAGCTGCTGCTGCCGCTGGCGGCCTTCATCGGCGCGCTGGCGGCCTTGGCGGCAACCCTGCTGCTGGCCCGGCTGGCTGGCGGGCTGACGCCGTCGCGCACCGTCCTGGCCGGAGTTGCGGTCTCTTCGTTGGGCAGCGCACTGACCAGCCTGGTGATTTTTTGGACGGCCACCGGCGATTCGTACCGGAACATCCTGGGCTGGCTGCTCGGTTCACTCAGCGGTGCGCAGTGGTCCAGCGCCGGGATTGCCGCTGCAGCGCTGCTGGTGGTGGGGGTGCCGCTGCTGGCCGCGTCCCGGATCCTGGATGGTTTCGCGTTTGGCGACGACGCCGCCTCGGCCCTGGGTCTCAACGTTCCGGCCGTGCGGTGGACCATGCTGGCCGGCACCGCCCTGCTGACCGGCGCCATGGTTTCCGTCAGCGGTGCGATTGGGTTCATTGGGCTGGTGTTTCCCCACGTGGTGCGGCTGATCGCCGGTCCCGGGCACCGTTCGCTGCTGCCGTTGTCCGCCCTGCTCGGGGCAATCTTCCTGATTTGGGCCGACACCGCAGCGCGGTATGCGTTTGAGCCCCGGGAACTTCCCGTGGGCGTGGTGACCGCAGTGATCGGTGCGCCGGTGTTCGCATACGTGCTTGCGCGGCGAAAGGGCGGCGCATGAACAGCCCAGCTCTGGAGGCCGCAGCCCTGGACGTGTCCCTGGGCGGAAAACTCATAGTCGACGGCGTGGACTGCACGGTTCCCGCCGGCGTCCTCTCGGCGCTGGTCGGGCCCAATGGCGCCGGTAAGTCAACACTGCTGCGCGCGCTGGCGGGCGTCGTTCCCGTGCGCCGCGGGACGGTGCTGTGGCAGGGCCGTGACATGCTGCGGCTGCCGCGCCGTGAACGTGCCCGCATTGCCGCCCTGGCGGAACAGGAATCCGGCACGGACACGCCCCTGACAGTGCGGGACGTCGTGTCGCTGGGGACCATGCCGCACCGCCCGCTGCTGGGGTTCGGCGGCAGTGAAGATGATGCCGATGTGATGAGGGCCCTGCAGTCGGCAGGCGTTCCGGAGCTTGCGGACCGGCTGTTCGGCGAGCTCTCCGGCGGGCAGCGGCAGCGGGTGCAGCTGGCCCGTGCCCTGGCCCAGAAACCACAGCTGCTGCTCCTGGATGAGCCGACAAATCATCTGGACCCGCACGCCCAGCTGACCACCCTGCATTTGATGCGGCGGCTGGCCGGTGACGGCATCGCCGTCGTCGCCGCACTGCATGACCTGACGCACGCCGCTGCGCACTGTGACCACGTCATTGTGCTGTCCGCCGGCACAGTGGTGGCCGCCGGGGACCCCCGCTCCGTCCTGACCGCCGAGCTGATTCGGACTGTGTACGGAGTGGATGCCCATGTGCTGGAACACCCGGCCACCGGCCGCCCGCTGATCGCACTGTCCCTGCCAGCGGAACCCCAAATTGCCCGAAGACCCTCGGAGGCTTCCTACTCGGGTTCCTCCGCCTGAGCCTCCCCCGGGACAGGGAGTCCGTTGTCGCGGCACGCCGCCGCGTAACCCTCACGCCAGGCCTCGTCGCTGCCCAGCCGGAACATGTCCTGCTCGGCGGGCCGGATCAGTGACCGGGCGCCGTCGTGCCGGGAGCCCTCCTCATCTCCGGAGCTCTGTCCCAGCGGACGCACCAGCTCCGGCAGACCCCGCAGCACCGCAACGGGACATTGGCTGGTCTTGCCCTTGATGAGGTCCGCCGCCGCCGCGATCTCGTCCGCGACGGCGGTCATGGTCGCCTTCATCTGCTGCCCGAAGGTGTCGGTGTTTCCGCGCAGGTCGGTGATGACGTCCAAGCCGGCAGCGCCGATCGCCGCGTCGGTCTGTCCCTCACGCCAGGCCCGGCCCATCGTGTCAGTGATGACCACTCCGACGTCGAACCCCAGGGCCCGCCGCAGCCCCGTACACAGCGCCCGGGCCGAAGCGTCCGGATCCACGGGCAGCAGCAGCACGGTTCCGGCCGGTGTGTTGCTGTTGTCCACGCCTGCCGCCGCGGCCACGATACCCAGCTTGTTCTCCACAATCCGGGTGACGCCGCCGGGATGGACCCGGCTGGCGACGAGCCGAACGGTCTCGTTGGTGATGGCCTGCTCCCGGTCCTCCGCCGGGAGCTGACGCCCCTCGGCCTTGGACACGATCTTGGAAGTGACCGCCAGGATGTCGCCGGGGCGCAGCGCAGCATCCGGATTGGATCCGGCGGCAGCCAGGATGACCGCCGTCAGATCCGTTCCCGGGGTTATCTCCCCGATGCCGGGAAGCGTGAACAGCGTGATGCTGCGCATGGGATCAGCGCTTGAGCGCGGGCAGCACGGTGCGGGAGAAGACATCGATCCACTCCCGCTGGTTCCGGCCCACATTGTGCAGGTAGATGCGGTCAAAACCCAGATCCACAAACTTCTGGATATACGCCCGGTGCACGTCGGGGTCGCTGGAGATCACCATCCGCCCCTCGAAGTCTTCGGGGCGGACCAGCTTGGCCATCTGCTCCAGTTCAAACGGTGAGCGGATGTCTCCCTTGGGGAATTTCATGCCGCCGTTGGGCCATTCCACCATGGCGTTGGTCAGCGCTTCCTCATCCGTCTCAGCCCAGCTCATATGCAGCTGAAGGACCTTGGGCATGGTGTCCGGGTCCTTGCCCGCCTCGCGTGCTCCGGCGTCGAAACGGTCAAAGAGCATGCCGATTTTTTCCAGTGGTGCCCCCACCGTAATGAGGCCGTCCGCGTGCCGGCCGGCGCGCTTTGCGGTCACCGGGCCGGCGGTGGCGACCAGGATTTCGGGGGCCACCTCCGGCATGGTCCACAGCCGGGTGGATTCCATCTTGTAGAACTCACCCTTATGCCGCACATCCTTGCCGGCAAGGGAATTGGTGAAGAGTTTCGTGATGATTTCTATGGCCTCGAACATGCGGTTGATCCGCTCGGGTGCTTCGGGCCAGTACTGGGCGGTGATGTGCTCGTTCAGTGCTTCTCCGGACCCCAGCCCCAGCCAGTGCCGGCCGGGATACATGGCGGCCAGAGTTGCCGATGCCTGCGCCACCATCGCCGGATGCCACCGGAAGGTGGGAGCGGTGACTCCGGGACCGATATCGCCTTTGGTCCGCTCGCCAAGCGCCGACAAAACGTTCCACACAAATGCTGACTGTCCCTGTGCCGGCACCCACGGCTGGAAATGGTCCGCAGCCATGACTCCGGAAAAACCCCTGCTTTCGGCATATTCAGCGAGCGCCACCGCTTCGGTGGGGTGGAACTGCTCGAGCATTGCCGCGTAACCAATTGTTAAAGAAGAAGTCATAAACACATCCTGACAGCCAAAGATTTCGAAATGGAAAACACAAGTTTCCAGTGGAATAAGGCAGTAGTGCTTCGGCTTGCCGGAACACCGTAGGCCCATCCTAGGGGCGGCGGGGACGTGGGCCTAAGAATGACTCCGGGCATGAGTCCCGGGGCGTGAGTCGCCGGGCATGAGCCCAACATGAGCCGGGCAGCAGTCCACGGCATGACCGAGGGGAGTTCTACGATGGTGGGACTGAACCTGCTTCCTGGAAGGCCACGATGAGCGAGGACTCCCCCAC
This genomic interval from Arthrobacter citreus contains the following:
- a CDS encoding TIGR03842 family LLM class F420-dependent oxidoreductase, whose translation is MDFGAVLQCNPPAARTVALAKRAEEYGFDYVWTFDSHILWQEPYVIYSQILAETQNIKVGPMVTNPATRDWTVTASTYATLNSMYGNRTVCGIGRGDSALRVSNGKPTTLKTLRESIHVIRELANSRSVEYNGATIQFPWSKGSELEMWVAAYGPLALKLTGEVGDGFILQLADVDIAEWMIAAVRSAAAAAGRDPMAIKFCVAAPMYIGDDWEHMREQCRWFGGMVGNHIADIVAKYGADSSVPQALTDYIAGREGYDYNEHGRAGNTHAAFVPDEIVDRFCLMGTAEQHIEKLEKLKALGVTQFAGYLQHDNKEETLRVYGESVIPALRETVSATA
- the hydA gene encoding dihydropyrimidinase; the protein is MSTTLITGGTVVTSTGRSEADVLIDGETIAAVLAPGSTLLGHDLARSVDTVLDATGKYVIPGGIDAHTHMQMPFGGTEASDTFETGTRAAAWGGTTTIVDFAIQRYGERVMDGLAAWHEKAAGECAIDYGFHQIVGDVNDDSLKAMAGLIDEGVSSYKLFMAYPGVFYSDDAQIYKAMRVGAETGLMTMMHAENGPAIDAMVSELLAQGKTDPYYHGVARAWQMEEEATHRAIMLANLTGAPLYVVHVSAKQAVEQLAAARDNGQNVFGETCPQYLYMSLEDQLGAEGFEGAKYVCSTPLRSKHEHHQDHMWQSLRTNDIQMVATDHCPFCMKGQKDMGVGDFSKIPNGIGSVEHRLDLMYQGVVDGKITLERWVEITSTTPARMFGMYGTKGVIAPGADADVVIYDPAGHTSIGLEKTHHMNMDYSAWEGYEIDGHVDTVLSRGRILINDNEYLGTKSHGRYIRRAPSQYLI
- a CDS encoding nitrilase-related carbon-nitrogen hydrolase; translated protein: MTIIRTALTQTTWTGDEESMVAKHEEFVRKAAAEGAQIICFQELFHGPYFGIVQDNKYYDYAQKVPGPLTERFSKLAAEHNMVIILPIYEEDQPGVLYNTAAVIDSDGTYLGKYRKNHIPHVEKFWEKFYFRPGNMGWPVFETAVGTVGLTICYDRHFPEGWRVLGLNGAQIVFNPNASKPGLSNRLWELEQPTAAAANGYYVVVPNRVGAETNEFGDEAVDFYGTSYMVDPQGNYVGDIGSRDGDELMIRDLDMDLVRTARNNWQFYRDRRPDAYAPITAP
- a CDS encoding putative F420-0 ABC transporter substrate-binding protein, which gives rise to MNRSPSPALSMLLAAGVAALVGCAGPSTPSGTTPDTNTAAAASDAPHASASYPITVTNCGTEVSLESPPERIVTIKSTALETLLALGLGSKVVGSAFSDGPVPGPLATDAASVPVLSDAAPTQEAVLELEPDFIYAGWESNLSSDTAGERDFLASLGIGTYVSPAACREEGVPGKLGFEDVFANITEAGAIFGAPDAAAALIAEQRKVLDGVTPAGGGQSAFWFSSGRDTPYAGAGLGAPQMMMEELGLENIAADVQEPWASLSWETVVAANPDVIVLVDADRNTAESKKELLASMPATANMDAVINERYLVLPFAAGEAGVRNAEAVADLADQLSALS
- a CDS encoding putative F420-0 ABC transporter permease subunit — translated: MTAVRTRSRPVAAPAAREVGVPAPRRRFRTGPAAVLLSAVLVFSLAAATAVGPADISVADAFRSIGAHLGFGASPLSVLHDGIIWELRLPRVLTAAAVGAGLAVSGAVMQALTRNALADPYLLGLSSGASLGAVCVVLLGLQLLLPLAAFIGALAALAATLLLARLAGGLTPSRTVLAGVAVSSLGSALTSLVIFWTATGDSYRNILGWLLGSLSGAQWSSAGIAAAALLVVGVPLLAASRILDGFAFGDDAASALGLNVPAVRWTMLAGTALLTGAMVSVSGAIGFIGLVFPHVVRLIAGPGHRSLLPLSALLGAIFLIWADTAARYAFEPRELPVGVVTAVIGAPVFAYVLARRKGGA
- a CDS encoding ABC transporter ATP-binding protein; translation: MNSPALEAAALDVSLGGKLIVDGVDCTVPAGVLSALVGPNGAGKSTLLRALAGVVPVRRGTVLWQGRDMLRLPRRERARIAALAEQESGTDTPLTVRDVVSLGTMPHRPLLGFGGSEDDADVMRALQSAGVPELADRLFGELSGGQRQRVQLARALAQKPQLLLLDEPTNHLDPHAQLTTLHLMRRLAGDGIAVVAALHDLTHAAAHCDHVIVLSAGTVVAAGDPRSVLTAELIRTVYGVDAHVLEHPATGRPLIALSLPAEPQIARRPSEASYSGSSA
- the cofE gene encoding coenzyme F420-0:L-glutamate ligase, with protein sequence MRSITLFTLPGIGEITPGTDLTAVILAAAGSNPDAALRPGDILAVTSKIVSKAEGRQLPAEDREQAITNETVRLVASRVHPGGVTRIVENKLGIVAAAAGVDNSNTPAGTVLLLPVDPDASARALCTGLRRALGFDVGVVITDTMGRAWREGQTDAAIGAAGLDVITDLRGNTDTFGQQMKATMTAVADEIAAAADLIKGKTSQCPVAVLRGLPELVRPLGQSSGDEEGSRHDGARSLIRPAEQDMFRLGSDEAWREGYAAACRDNGLPVPGEAQAEEPE
- a CDS encoding TIGR03557 family F420-dependent LLM class oxidoreductase, with the protein product MTSSLTIGYAAMLEQFHPTEAVALAEYAESRGFSGVMAADHFQPWVPAQGQSAFVWNVLSALGERTKGDIGPGVTAPTFRWHPAMVAQASATLAAMYPGRHWLGLGSGEALNEHITAQYWPEAPERINRMFEAIEIITKLFTNSLAGKDVRHKGEFYKMESTRLWTMPEVAPEILVATAGPVTAKRAGRHADGLITVGAPLEKIGMLFDRFDAGAREAGKDPDTMPKVLQLHMSWAETDEEALTNAMVEWPNGGMKFPKGDIRSPFELEQMAKLVRPEDFEGRMVISSDPDVHRAYIQKFVDLGFDRIYLHNVGRNQREWIDVFSRTVLPALKR